AGTATTGAATCGTTGGGAGTGCCGCACGGATTCGAGTATCGTCGGTAATTTTCCCATTTTCCATCGGAACGTTAAAGTCAACGCGGCAGAAGACCACTTTTCCATTAACATCGATGTCACGAACTGTTTTCTTGTTCATAAGTATAACCTCCTGACAGTCTTAATAGAGAAGAAAAGAATCCCTTTTACACACCCTAGTTTAACCTAAAATGCGCAGGTGAAAACGGGAAGTTCGGAACTGTGCCCGTCTTCCGTAAATCTTAAGTTTAAAAGATAAGCTTTTAGCAACATGCAACTGCTAAGAGTTCCTTACAAGGGAAAGAGGGTAAGGGCATCTTTCATCCCTTCCCCTCTACTTTAAATCTCTCTATTATTAAAGTCCTTTTTTAGCAATAAAGTCAATAAGATCTACAACACGGCTGGAGTATCCAGTTTCGTTGTCGTACCAAGAGATCACTTTAACCATGTTGCCTTCCATAACCATTGTAGAAAGACCGTCAACTGTAGAAGAGTTAGTATTGCCGTTATAGTCAGTAGAAACAAGCGGCTCATCGCTGTAGCCAAGAATGCCTTTTAATGGCCCTTCAGCTGCTTCTTTCAATGCTGCATTGATTTCTTCTGCAGAAACTTCTTTGTCGAGTTCAGCAACAAGGTCTACTAATGATACATTTGGAGTCGGAACACGCATTGCCATACCGTTTAGTTTACCTTTTAGTTCAGGAAGTACTAGAGAAACAGCTTTTGCAGCACCAGTTGTTGTAGGAATGATGTTTTCTGCAGCAGCACGTGCACGACGGTAGTCTTTATGCGGAAGATCAAGGATTTGCTGATCATTTGTGTATGAGTGAACAGTTGTCATCATACCGCGTTTGATACCGAATTTTTCGTTAAGTACTTTAGCGAAAGGAGCTAGGCAGTTTGTTGTACAAGAAGCGTTAGAAATTACATCGTGGCTTCCAGCATCGTATTTGTCTTCGTTGACACCCATTACTACAGTGATATCTTCGTCACTTGCAGGAGCAGAGATGATAACTTTTTTAGCGCCAGCTTCTAAGTGTTTAGCAGCGTCAGCACGTTTTGTGAAACGTCCAGTAGATTCAACAACTACTTCTACACCAAGGTCTCCCCATCCTAACTGAGCAGGGTCACGCTCAGCCAATACTTTGATTTCTTTGCCGTTTACGATCAGCGCATTTTCGCCGA
This genomic stretch from Fictibacillus marinisediminis harbors:
- the gap gene encoding type I glyceraldehyde-3-phosphate dehydrogenase, which translates into the protein MATKVGINGFGRIGRNVFRAALNNPNVEVVAVNDLTDANMLAFLLKHDTVHGKLDATVEVGENALIVNGKEIKVLAERDPAQLGWGDLGVEVVVESTGRFTKRADAAKHLEAGAKKVIISAPASDEDITVVMGVNEDKYDAGSHDVISNASCTTNCLAPFAKVLNEKFGIKRGMMTTVHSYTNDQQILDLPHKDYRRARAAAENIIPTTTGAAKAVSLVLPELKGKLNGMAMRVPTPNVSLVDLVAELDKEVSAEEINAALKEAAEGPLKGILGYSDEPLVSTDYNGNTNSSTVDGLSTMVMEGNMVKVISWYDNETGYSSRVVDLIDFIAKKGL